The following are encoded together in the Pedobacter steynii genome:
- a CDS encoding efflux RND transporter periplasmic adaptor subunit, translating to MDKIIEKKRFNKKTILTIAGVVVLVALVAYGYSLSLNKVYKADAEKITVSKVQYGDFEDVVLLNASVVPLTSVIVSSPEGGTVAEIFTENGASVVKGTPLLRITNPNALSNYTSSETSITEQINQLRKLRLDLEQNQRVMSQDMMVIENSLRTAARKYKIDSTLYAKNVITREEFNVSSQDYEYFQGRKTILKQAVKQENQGRIMQLKQIDISIGRMNESLETIRQNIENMTIKAPVAGRLSSYDPVTGKSYAPNEMLGKIDVMQGYKLQAGVDEYYINRVKEGQSANVEFNGKTYKLTVRKVIPEVTAGQFQVELVFEGKSPDELRRGLSMQVKLTLSDNSKSLLISQGQFFQSTGGTWVFVVKNGKSTKRNVKIGRKNYLYYEVLEGLQKGEEVITSSYDQFNQYDIVEISK from the coding sequence ATGGATAAGATCATAGAGAAAAAGAGATTCAATAAAAAAACAATATTGACCATTGCCGGCGTAGTAGTTTTAGTGGCGCTTGTGGCTTATGGATATAGCTTGTCATTAAACAAAGTATATAAAGCTGATGCCGAGAAAATCACGGTCAGCAAGGTACAGTATGGTGATTTTGAAGATGTCGTATTGTTAAATGCAAGTGTAGTTCCTTTAACATCTGTAATTGTAAGCTCACCGGAAGGTGGAACAGTTGCGGAGATCTTTACAGAAAACGGTGCTTCGGTAGTTAAAGGTACCCCACTGTTGAGGATCACCAATCCGAATGCCTTATCCAATTACACCTCAAGTGAAACGAGCATCACAGAACAGATCAATCAACTGAGAAAATTGCGTTTGGATCTGGAGCAGAATCAGCGGGTAATGAGTCAGGATATGATGGTGATTGAGAACAGTCTGAGAACGGCGGCCAGAAAATATAAAATTGACAGTACCCTATATGCAAAAAATGTAATCACCAGGGAAGAATTCAATGTATCCAGTCAGGATTACGAATATTTCCAGGGTAGAAAGACCATTTTGAAACAAGCGGTGAAACAGGAGAATCAGGGGAGGATCATGCAACTAAAGCAAATAGACATTTCCATTGGAAGGATGAATGAGAGCCTGGAGACCATCCGTCAGAATATTGAAAATATGACGATTAAAGCTCCTGTAGCTGGTCGCTTGTCTTCTTATGATCCCGTAACCGGAAAATCATATGCCCCGAACGAGATGTTGGGAAAGATTGACGTGATGCAAGGTTATAAATTGCAGGCAGGGGTAGATGAATATTATATCAATAGAGTAAAAGAAGGCCAAAGTGCCAATGTTGAATTTAATGGAAAGACTTATAAGCTGACTGTGAGAAAAGTTATTCCAGAGGTGACTGCAGGGCAGTTTCAGGTAGAACTTGTATTTGAAGGAAAATCACCTGACGAGTTGAGAAGAGGACTGTCGATGCAGGTGAAATTAACCCTTTCCGATAACAGTAAATCATTGCTGATCTCACAGGGACAATTTTTCCAAAGTACCGGAGGAACCTGGGTCTTTGTCGTAAAGAATGGTAAATCCACTAAAAGAAATGTAAAGATCGGACGTAAAAACTACCTCTACTATGAAGTGCTGGAAGGTCTTCAGAAAGGTGAGGAAGTCATTACTTCTTCTTACGATCAGTTTAATCAGTACGATATTGTAGAAATTAGCAAATAA
- a CDS encoding sigma-54-dependent transcriptional regulator: protein MIDANVLVIDDDDDILLSARLFLKQHFNQVVTCKSPKEINVLLSHNEIDIILLDMNYQKGASNGREGLYWLEHILSIDKDYVVILMTAYGNVELAVQAIKKGATDFILKPWENEKLFATLSAASRLRQSNKKVKKLEKIHSSLQKDQARQFEHIVGNSEPIRHLQNTLIKVAPTDANVLILGENGTGKQVFAYELHKHSLRKNHIFMHVDLGSLNENLFESELFGYAKGAFTDAKDDKPGRFELADGGTIFLDEIGNLSQPLQAKLLSVLQNRTVTRLGESKERKINVRLITATNMPLNEMVGKGTFRQDLLFRINTVELLLPGLAQRGEDIILLANHFLQSFSTKYHKSLYKFEPKAEHLLLAYHWPGNVRELQHVIERAVIMADGMEISSGDLQLSPQKFGGNTVIQPEMGLEEMEKLMVQKAIDKHKGNISRAALELGLTRAALYRRIEKFDL, encoded by the coding sequence ATGATAGATGCAAATGTTTTAGTGATCGATGACGATGATGACATCTTATTAAGTGCACGCTTATTCTTAAAACAACATTTTAATCAGGTCGTTACCTGCAAATCTCCAAAAGAGATCAATGTACTGCTCAGTCATAATGAGATAGACATTATCCTATTGGATATGAACTATCAGAAAGGAGCAAGTAACGGAAGGGAAGGCCTGTACTGGCTGGAACACATTCTTTCTATTGATAAGGATTATGTAGTGATCTTGATGACGGCCTATGGAAATGTGGAACTCGCAGTTCAGGCTATAAAAAAAGGAGCCACCGACTTCATCCTTAAACCCTGGGAAAATGAAAAGCTCTTTGCTACCCTATCTGCTGCATCCCGTTTAAGGCAGTCCAACAAAAAGGTAAAGAAATTGGAAAAAATTCATTCCTCCCTGCAAAAAGACCAGGCCAGGCAATTTGAACACATTGTGGGAAATTCAGAACCTATCAGGCACTTGCAAAACACCCTGATTAAAGTAGCCCCAACGGATGCCAATGTATTAATACTAGGCGAAAATGGAACCGGTAAACAGGTTTTCGCCTACGAACTGCATAAACATTCCCTTAGAAAGAACCACATCTTTATGCATGTAGATCTGGGATCTCTGAATGAAAACCTTTTTGAAAGTGAACTTTTCGGCTATGCAAAAGGAGCTTTTACCGATGCCAAAGATGATAAACCGGGACGATTTGAACTTGCTGACGGAGGAACCATATTTCTGGATGAGATCGGCAATTTATCCCAACCCCTGCAAGCCAAGTTACTCAGCGTTTTACAGAACAGAACGGTTACCCGCTTAGGGGAAAGTAAAGAGCGAAAAATCAATGTCCGGCTAATCACTGCAACCAATATGCCCCTCAATGAGATGGTCGGCAAAGGAACTTTCAGACAGGATTTGTTGTTCCGGATTAATACCGTTGAGCTATTGCTTCCGGGGCTGGCGCAACGCGGAGAAGACATCATTCTGCTGGCAAACCACTTTTTACAAAGTTTCAGCACCAAATACCATAAAAGCCTGTATAAGTTCGAGCCTAAAGCAGAGCACCTGTTACTGGCCTACCACTGGCCGGGAAATGTACGCGAGCTGCAGCATGTGATTGAACGGGCAGTAATCATGGCCGATGGGATGGAAATCAGCAGCGGCGACTTACAACTGAGCCCTCAGAAATTTGGAGGAAATACAGTAATCCAACCTGAAATGGGGCTGGAAGAAATGGAAAAACTGATGGTTCAGAAGGCAATAGATAAACATAAAGGCAATATTTCAAGGGCCGCCCTTGAACTGGGTCTCACCCGCGCTGCACTGTACAGGCGCATAGAAAAATTTGACCTATGA
- a CDS encoding ABC transporter ATP-binding protein, with protein MIKIENLEKVYKTEEIETTALNGINLHVKEGEFVSIMGPSGCGKSTLLNVMGLLDKPESGSYKFIDTELLKLNDKERSNFRKRNMGFVFQNFNLIDELTVFENIELPLIYNKVPAAERKRLVNEIIERMNIVNRSGHFPQQLSGGQQQRVAVARALVTKPKLVLADEPTGNLDSSHGNEVMELLCELNETGTTIVMVTHSSHDASFSNRIINLKDGHVISEKINKNRTEELI; from the coding sequence ATGATAAAAATAGAAAACCTGGAAAAAGTTTATAAAACTGAAGAGATTGAGACCACAGCATTAAACGGAATTAACCTGCATGTTAAAGAAGGTGAATTTGTCTCTATTATGGGGCCTTCGGGCTGCGGGAAATCGACCCTTTTAAATGTAATGGGCTTACTGGACAAGCCGGAGAGTGGCAGCTATAAGTTTATTGATACAGAATTATTGAAACTAAATGATAAGGAGCGTTCCAATTTCAGAAAACGAAATATGGGATTTGTTTTCCAGAATTTCAACCTGATTGATGAGCTGACCGTTTTTGAAAATATTGAGCTTCCGCTAATCTACAATAAAGTCCCGGCTGCAGAACGTAAAAGACTGGTGAATGAGATTATCGAAAGAATGAATATTGTGAACCGAAGCGGTCATTTTCCTCAGCAGCTTTCAGGTGGACAGCAGCAACGTGTTGCCGTTGCAAGAGCACTGGTAACTAAGCCTAAACTGGTATTAGCGGATGAGCCGACGGGAAACCTGGATAGTTCCCATGGTAATGAAGTGATGGAATTGCTTTGCGAACTGAATGAAACAGGAACGACTATAGTGATGGTAACGCACTCTTCTCATGATGCCAGTTTTTCTAATCGCATCATCAATTTAAAAGACGGGCATGTGATCTCAGAAAAGATCAATAAAAATCGTACAGAGGAACTCATTTAA
- a CDS encoding sensor histidine kinase produces the protein MTFYNRFTFRLISRLVLINALAILLYYLIRKTELWFTIAGLAIILVAALMNLYFYINQIREDIKRFILAVKTRDSTLNFRNKATKGSFPELYESFNDIIQTQKDIQLEKDSMFQLIKAILEQVPVGVIVIKDNALDSKQTEIVFFNQAATSLLGIPTYKYWHRVAQHSPDFSKEIEAIGKGGKRFMELKIQDKLIQLSTEVIPLNLYLTDYTIISFQNIKDEIEQKESEAWNRLIGVISHEILNSITPISSLSDTVNSMIANKETLSHEDLEDLKPAIKTIKRRSEGLLDFVKDYRLIAELPTPDLEYHTIGEILQHIKVLMQPFANGRNIMLKVEQTSSKITIQIDLKLVEQALINLVTNSIYALEEAEHPVIEINYRLDQNKLYLEVTDNGKGIDAELIEKIFVPFFTTRKNGSGIGLTITRNIMKMHHGSLEVNSVPFEKTVFSLVFRYQ, from the coding sequence ATGACCTTTTATAACCGCTTTACCTTCCGCTTAATCAGCAGGCTCGTACTGATTAATGCTCTAGCCATTCTACTATACTATCTGATCAGAAAAACAGAACTCTGGTTCACGATAGCAGGCCTGGCAATCATATTGGTTGCCGCCCTGATGAACCTATACTTTTATATCAATCAGATCCGGGAAGATATCAAGCGCTTTATCCTGGCCGTAAAAACCCGTGACAGTACCCTTAATTTTAGAAACAAGGCCACAAAAGGTAGTTTTCCTGAACTTTATGAATCCTTTAATGACATCATACAAACCCAGAAAGACATACAACTGGAGAAGGATTCCATGTTCCAGCTGATAAAAGCGATCCTGGAGCAGGTGCCGGTGGGAGTAATTGTAATTAAAGACAACGCATTGGACTCAAAACAAACAGAAATTGTTTTCTTTAATCAGGCGGCGACCAGTCTACTAGGCATTCCAACCTATAAATACTGGCATAGGGTAGCGCAGCACAGTCCGGATTTTTCTAAAGAGATTGAAGCAATCGGCAAAGGTGGAAAACGCTTTATGGAGCTGAAGATTCAGGACAAGCTGATTCAGCTGTCAACAGAAGTGATCCCTCTTAATCTATACCTTACAGATTACACCATTATTTCGTTTCAAAATATTAAGGATGAGATTGAACAGAAAGAAAGTGAGGCCTGGAACAGACTCATTGGGGTGATCTCTCATGAGATTCTCAATTCTATTACCCCGATCAGTTCTCTTTCTGATACGGTAAACAGCATGATAGCCAATAAAGAAACCTTAAGCCATGAAGACCTGGAAGATTTAAAACCAGCGATAAAAACAATTAAAAGAAGGTCTGAGGGATTATTGGACTTTGTAAAAGACTACCGACTGATTGCAGAACTTCCTACGCCAGACCTGGAATACCACACCATCGGAGAGATCCTGCAGCACATCAAAGTACTGATGCAGCCCTTTGCAAATGGGAGAAATATCATGCTTAAAGTGGAACAGACTTCCTCTAAAATCACGATACAAATTGATTTGAAACTGGTAGAACAGGCCTTAATCAATCTCGTAACCAATAGTATTTATGCATTGGAAGAAGCTGAACATCCCGTAATTGAAATCAATTACCGACTGGATCAGAATAAGTTATACCTGGAAGTAACGGACAATGGAAAAGGGATTGATGCCGAACTTATCGAAAAAATATTTGTACCCTTTTTTACCACCAGAAAAAATGGTTCGGGTATTGGCCTTACCATTACCCGAAACATTATGAAGATGCATCACGGAAGTCTTGAAGTCAATTCTGTCCCTTTTGAAAAAACAGTATTCTCATTGGTCTTCCGCTATCAATAG
- a CDS encoding ABC transporter permease: MFRLNLKIALRTLWKNKGYSILNIFGLSIGLAGFIMILLFANHERSYDTWNTAAKDIYRISIKWGPGQEEYSSSPAELAPALKEVLPEIVDYGRFYVWDMRQRLVARDKNENYVDHIMGVDSSWFNLFPYKFIYGEAKKSLLSADQIVLSQKTSELFFGKTNPVGQSLLINTNKRYTVTGVYEQPNTPEHMEHDGFVKKSSPGDGWGNGNYYTYLKLKEGTDKEAFVKKLNQVFKNLPVAKENEGLKDIEMFLTSVPDLYLHASSSQDPTKRGNAKIVTILILFSSLLLMIACINFTNLSIAQSVKRAKETGVRKVLGAGRGNLITYFLIETGIQCVLALLLALTIAEVGMPVLNRLMEVNLSLLNYSNPGQLITQLSLVMILVVILAGGYAAFFLSSYEPVRVLKGNFSRGMGSLWMRKTLISVQFIVAIVFMVALMIIRQQVDHIKNQDVGFNKDHVLVFKIRKGESRKNFSQIKQRLLKVPGVNAVSRVNYYPGVKAMQVIDREFNGGKVSNLSTITVDFDYFKVMGMPVQRGRVFSDTFSTDSNTIVVNESAVKKYGLQKLIGSKWIENRVIIGVVKDHVQKGMETAAEPTAFVVERRGTNSADQVILKMDRAHAQESLEEVKKIWISVEPFPFQYSWLDQSFAQVYVQYVRLDKLFNIFTYITLAIAILGLFALASFSVQERTKEIGVRKVLGAETTDILRLINRSFLILVAVANLVAIPLAYILSSNWLSGFAYRTTITAWPFIFASIISVVITVLTVSLQAFKTANAKPVDALKYE; this comes from the coding sequence ATGTTCAGACTCAATCTAAAAATAGCGTTACGAACCCTTTGGAAAAATAAGGGTTATTCTATTTTGAATATTTTTGGACTCTCTATCGGACTGGCAGGGTTTATTATGATCCTGTTATTTGCCAATCATGAACGGAGCTACGATACCTGGAACACGGCTGCAAAAGACATTTACCGGATTTCTATCAAATGGGGTCCTGGGCAGGAAGAGTATTCTTCAAGCCCTGCTGAATTGGCTCCGGCCCTGAAAGAGGTATTACCTGAAATTGTCGATTATGGCCGTTTTTATGTCTGGGACATGAGACAACGTCTGGTCGCCCGGGATAAAAATGAAAACTATGTGGATCATATTATGGGAGTAGATAGCTCCTGGTTTAACCTGTTCCCCTATAAATTTATTTATGGTGAGGCAAAAAAGTCCCTTTTATCAGCTGATCAGATTGTTTTAAGTCAAAAAACAAGTGAGTTATTTTTTGGGAAAACAAATCCCGTGGGACAATCTCTATTGATCAATACCAATAAACGTTATACCGTTACCGGAGTATATGAACAGCCCAATACACCCGAGCATATGGAGCATGATGGTTTTGTTAAAAAATCATCGCCTGGTGACGGATGGGGTAATGGCAATTATTATACCTACCTAAAACTGAAAGAAGGAACAGATAAAGAAGCCTTTGTTAAAAAACTAAACCAGGTTTTTAAAAATCTTCCAGTGGCAAAGGAAAATGAAGGATTGAAAGATATAGAAATGTTTCTCACTTCTGTCCCGGATCTTTATCTGCACGCCAGCAGTTCACAGGACCCTACCAAAAGAGGTAATGCGAAAATTGTGACGATTTTGATTCTCTTTTCTTCCCTGTTGCTGATGATTGCCTGTATTAACTTTACGAACCTTTCTATTGCCCAATCTGTGAAGCGGGCTAAAGAAACCGGGGTCAGGAAAGTTTTAGGGGCTGGAAGAGGCAACCTGATTACTTATTTCCTAATTGAAACAGGCATTCAGTGCGTATTGGCATTGTTGTTAGCATTGACAATTGCAGAGGTAGGAATGCCGGTTCTGAACCGTTTGATGGAGGTAAATTTGTCTTTGCTAAATTATTCAAATCCAGGTCAGCTAATTACTCAGCTTTCTTTGGTGATGATTCTGGTTGTCATTCTTGCGGGCGGCTATGCTGCATTTTTTCTATCCAGTTATGAACCTGTAAGGGTATTGAAGGGAAACTTCTCCCGAGGTATGGGCAGTTTATGGATGCGCAAAACGCTTATTTCTGTTCAGTTTATTGTGGCTATTGTTTTTATGGTGGCTTTAATGATCATCCGTCAGCAGGTCGATCATATCAAAAATCAGGATGTGGGCTTCAATAAAGATCATGTTCTGGTGTTCAAAATCCGAAAAGGTGAGAGCAGAAAGAACTTTAGTCAGATCAAACAGCGTCTGCTAAAAGTACCGGGAGTCAATGCGGTAAGCCGTGTGAACTATTATCCCGGCGTAAAAGCGATGCAGGTGATAGACCGCGAGTTTAACGGCGGGAAGGTATCAAATTTAAGCACCATTACTGTTGACTTTGATTATTTCAAAGTAATGGGGATGCCTGTTCAAAGAGGTCGGGTGTTCTCGGATACCTTTTCTACGGATAGCAATACTATCGTAGTAAATGAATCTGCAGTTAAGAAATATGGATTACAAAAGCTGATTGGCAGCAAATGGATAGAGAATAGGGTGATTATTGGCGTGGTTAAAGATCATGTTCAGAAAGGCATGGAAACGGCCGCTGAACCTACGGCATTTGTGGTGGAAAGAAGAGGCACTAATTCTGCTGATCAGGTGATTCTGAAAATGGATAGAGCACATGCACAGGAAAGCCTTGAGGAGGTTAAAAAAATATGGATTTCTGTTGAGCCATTCCCTTTTCAATACAGTTGGCTGGATCAAAGTTTTGCTCAGGTTTATGTACAGTATGTCAGGTTGGATAAGCTTTTCAACATCTTTACTTACATTACTTTGGCGATTGCCATATTGGGCTTATTTGCTTTGGCTTCCTTCTCTGTGCAGGAGCGTACCAAGGAAATCGGCGTCAGGAAAGTTTTGGGTGCAGAAACAACAGATATTCTGAGACTGATTAATAGGAGCTTCCTGATATTGGTGGCGGTTGCGAATCTTGTGGCAATTCCCCTGGCCTATATTTTATCCAGTAACTGGTTATCTGGTTTTGCCTATAGGACAACGATCACCGCATGGCCATTTATTTTTGCAAGCATCATCTCTGTGGTGATTACTGTGCTCACCGTAAGTCTTCAGGCTTTTAAAACTGCAAATGCCAAGCCTGTTGATGCACTTAAATATGAATAG